A window of the Gossypium hirsutum isolate 1008001.06 chromosome A03, Gossypium_hirsutum_v2.1, whole genome shotgun sequence genome harbors these coding sequences:
- the LOC107899573 gene encoding F-box/kelch-repeat protein At1g22040, with translation MGAFLSLNNSRAGMSEPLDVSQNGTCKRQKLSSCLSEENPRLIPSLPDEISYQILARIPRINYLNVRLVSRAWKAAIMSTELFNTRKELGTTEEWLYILTKVEGDKLLWYALDPLSRRWQRLPQMPNVAFEAESRKRLASLRMWNVVDSGIKIADAIRGWLGRKDALDRKPFCGCAIGAVDGCLYVLGGFSRASALSCVWQYNPVLNSWNEISSMSTGRAYCKTGILNNKLYVVGGVTRGHGGLTPLKSAEVFDPHTGIWSQLPSMPFSKAQILPTAFLADLLKPIATGMTSYRGRLFVPQSLYCWPFFVDVGGEVYDPDVNSWVEMPAGMGDGWPARQAGTKLSVTVDGELYALDPSNSPESVRIKVYDYQDDAWKVVVGEVPIPDFTDSDFPYLLSGLLGKLHVITKDANNNISVLQADVQNHFTSLSSASLNSSPGAHPESAEPATAFEMDLWRVIATRTTGSSELVSCQTLNI, from the coding sequence ATGGGGGCATTCTTAAGTCTAAACAATTCCAGGGCTGGAATGAGTGAGCCCTTAGATGTTTCACAAAATGGAACATGCAAAAGGCAGAAGTTGTCATCATGTCTTTCTGAAGAGAATCCAAGATTGATTCCTAGCCTTCCTGATGAGATATCTTATCAGATTCTTGCCAGAATTCCGAGGATTAATTACTTGAATGTGAGGTTAGTATCTCGAGCCTGGAAAGCTGCCATCATGAGTACTGAACTTTTTAATACAAGGAAAGAACTAGGAACAACAGAAGAATGGCTCTATATATTGACTAAGGTTGAAGGTGACAAGCTTTTGTGGTATGCTTTGGATCCATTGTCAAGAAGGTGGCAGAGGTTGCCTCAAATGCCCAATGTTGCTTTTGAAGCTGAATCCAGGAAACGTTTAGCTAGCCTTCGGATGTGGAATGTGGTTGACTCTGGCATAAAAATTGCAGATGCCATTAGGGGTTGGCTTGGGAGGAAGGATGCATTGGACAGAAAGCCCTTTTGTGGGTGTGCTATTGGTGCTGTTGATGGCTGCCTCTACGTGTTAGGAGGATTCTCTAGAGCATCAGCCCTGAGCTGTGTTTGGCAGTATAATCCAGTTCTAAATTCGTGGAATGAAATAAGTTCAATGTCAACTGGTAGAGCCTACTGTAAGACTGGCATCTTAAATAATAAGCTATATGTTGTTGGAGGGGTTACCAGGGGCCATGGTGGATTAACTCCACTTAAGTCTGCTGAAGTGTTTGATCCTCATACTGGTATATGGTCCCAACTTCCAAGCATGCCCTTTTCAAAAGCTCAGATTCTACCCACGGCCTTTCTGGCTGATCTACTCAAACCGATTGCCACAGGAATGACATCATATAGGGGAAGGCTATTTGTGCCTCAAAGTTTATATTGCTGGCCATTTTTTGTTGATGTTGGAGGGGAGGTATATGATCCCGATGTAAATTCTTGGGTTGAAATGCCAGCTGGCATGGGTGATGGTTGGCCTGCAAGACAGGCAGGAACAAAATTGAGTGTCACCGTGGATGGTGAGCTGTATGCACTCGATCCATCTAATTCTCCTGAAAGTGTGAGGATTAAGGTATATGATTACCAAGATGATGCATGGAAAGTTGTAGTCGGAGAGGTCCCCATTCCTGACTTTACTGATTCAGATTTTCCCTATTTACTTTCTGGTTTACTGGGAAAGCTTCATGTGATCACTAAAGATGCCAACAACAATATTTCAGTCTTGCAGGCTGATGTGCAAAACCATTTTACTTCCCTATCATCAGCTTCATTGAATAGCTCACCTGGTGCACATCCCGAGTCTGCAGAACCTGCAACAGCATTTGAAATGGATCTTTGGAGGGTTATTGCTACAAGGACAACCGGATCTTCCGAACTAGTAAGTTGTCAGACACTCAATATCTAG